A region from the Geobacillus vulcani PSS1 genome encodes:
- a CDS encoding NYN domain-containing protein: MNILIVDGYNMIGAWPELRRLKEEGDLAAARDLLIEKMADYKGFTGDHVVIVFDAHLVQGNEKKYKHYDVDVIFTKEHETADERIERLAKTLMNARTKVYVATSDYTEQWTVFGQGALRKSARELLNEIETVERDISQKVKAMRQHTPISKVPLDDRIAEIFEKWRRGEK, from the coding sequence ATGAACATTTTGATTGTCGACGGCTATAACATGATCGGTGCTTGGCCGGAGCTGCGCCGGCTGAAAGAAGAGGGCGATCTGGCAGCGGCAAGGGATTTATTGATTGAAAAAATGGCTGACTACAAAGGATTCACCGGGGATCATGTCGTGATCGTATTCGATGCCCACCTTGTGCAAGGAAACGAGAAAAAGTATAAACATTACGACGTCGACGTCATTTTTACAAAGGAGCATGAGACGGCCGACGAGCGAATTGAACGGTTGGCAAAAACATTGATGAATGCGCGCACAAAGGTGTATGTCGCTACCTCCGACTACACCGAACAATGGACAGTGTTCGGTCAAGGCGCCTTGCGCAAGTCGGCGCGTGAGCTATTGAATGAAATCGAGACGGTTGAGCGGGACATTTCCCAAAAAGTCAAAGCGATGCGGCAGCACACTCCGATCTCCAAAGTTCCTCTAGATGATAGAATTGCTGAAATTTTTGAAAAATGGCGAAGAGGAGAAAAATGA
- the secE gene encoding preprotein translocase subunit SecE, with protein MQRVINFLKEVVRELKKVSWPNRKELVNYTAVVLATVAFFTVFFAVVDLGISELIRLVFE; from the coding sequence ATGCAGCGAGTAATCAACTTTTTAAAAGAAGTCGTACGCGAGCTGAAAAAAGTGAGTTGGCCAAACCGGAAGGAGTTAGTGAACTACACGGCAGTCGTGCTAGCCACGGTGGCGTTTTTCACCGTCTTTTTTGCCGTTGTGGACCTCGGCATTTCTGAGTTGATTCGTCTCGTGTTTGAATAA
- the sigH gene encoding RNA polymerase sporulation sigma factor SigH has translation MLAIDAVGGISVGECLKAMKGKDYHQLDDEQLVALVHEGDGEALDFLIHKYQNFVRAKARSYFLVGADREDIVQEGMIGLYKAVRDFKGDKLSSFKAFAELCITRQMITAIKTATRQKHIPLNSYVSLDKPIYDDESDRTLMDVLSGTQVMDPEQLIVNREEVDDIELKMAELLSDLERKVLALYLDGRSYQEISEELNRHVKSIDNALQRVKRKLEKYLEYREISL, from the coding sequence ATGTTAGCGATTGATGCGGTCGGGGGGATCAGCGTGGGGGAATGCTTGAAAGCAATGAAAGGGAAAGATTATCATCAGCTGGACGATGAGCAGCTTGTTGCGCTCGTTCACGAAGGGGATGGGGAAGCACTTGATTTTTTAATCCATAAATACCAAAACTTTGTGCGCGCCAAAGCTCGCTCCTATTTTTTAGTCGGAGCTGATCGGGAAGATATCGTGCAAGAAGGAATGATCGGTCTGTATAAGGCCGTCCGCGATTTTAAGGGGGACAAGCTTTCCTCATTTAAAGCGTTTGCAGAACTTTGCATCACAAGGCAAATGATTACCGCCATTAAAACGGCGACCCGCCAAAAGCATATTCCGCTCAACTCCTATGTTTCCTTGGATAAGCCGATTTATGACGATGAATCTGACCGGACGCTGATGGATGTGTTGTCCGGCACGCAGGTGATGGACCCAGAACAATTGATTGTCAACCGTGAGGAAGTCGACGATATTGAACTAAAGATGGCGGAGCTGCTCAGCGACCTCGAGCGGAAAGTGCTCGCTTTGTATTTGGATGGACGTTCATATCAGGAAATTTCCGAAGAGCTGAACCGCCATGTCAAGTCGATCGACAACGCGTTGCAACGCGTCAAGCGGAAGCTCGAGAAATATTTGGAATACCGCGAGATCAGTTTGTAG
- the rlmB gene encoding 23S rRNA (guanosine(2251)-2'-O)-methyltransferase RlmB, which yields MDYIIGKNPVIEALKAGRDINKIWIAEGAQRHTVEPVLEWARRRGVLVQYVPKRKLDQMAEGAHQGVIAQAAAYRYYEIDDLFARAAERGEAPFFLILDELEDPHNLGAIMRTADAVGAHGLIIPKRRSVGLTQTVAKASTGAIEHVPVARVTNLARTIDELKERGVWVAGTDASAQDDYRSLDGTMPLALVIGSEGKGISRLVLEKCDFLFRLPMRGHVTSLNASVAASLLMYEVYRKRYPLGE from the coding sequence ATGGACTACATTATCGGTAAAAATCCGGTCATTGAAGCGCTCAAAGCGGGGCGTGACATCAATAAAATTTGGATCGCTGAAGGGGCGCAGCGCCATACTGTCGAACCTGTGCTTGAATGGGCAAGGCGGCGGGGCGTGCTCGTCCAATATGTCCCGAAGCGCAAGCTTGACCAGATGGCGGAAGGGGCCCATCAAGGGGTGATCGCTCAGGCGGCGGCCTACCGCTACTATGAAATCGATGATTTGTTCGCTCGCGCCGCCGAGCGGGGCGAGGCGCCGTTTTTTCTCATTTTGGACGAGCTTGAGGATCCGCATAATTTAGGGGCCATCATGCGCACCGCTGATGCAGTCGGGGCGCATGGCCTTATCATTCCGAAGCGGCGTTCGGTCGGGCTGACCCAAACGGTGGCGAAGGCTTCGACCGGGGCGATTGAGCACGTTCCGGTCGCGCGTGTCACAAACTTGGCGCGGACGATTGACGAGCTGAAAGAGCGCGGAGTGTGGGTAGCCGGAACGGATGCATCGGCTCAAGACGACTACCGCTCGCTCGATGGCACGATGCCGCTGGCGCTGGTGATCGGGAGCGAAGGGAAAGGGATCAGCCGTTTGGTGCTGGAAAAATGCGATTTCTTGTTCCGACTGCCGATGCGCGGGCACGTCACCTCGCTCAACGCCTCTGTCGCCGCCAGCCTGCTCATGTACGAGGTGTACCGGAAGCGGTATCCGTTGGGAGAATAG
- the rplL gene encoding 50S ribosomal protein L7/L12 translates to MTKEQIIEAVKNMTVLELNELVKAIEEEFGVTAAAPVVVAGGAAPGAEAAAEKTEFDVILADAGAQKIKVIKVVREITGLGLKEAKDLVDNTPKPIKEGIAKEEAEEIKAKLEEAGAKVEIK, encoded by the coding sequence ATGACGAAAGAACAAATCATTGAAGCAGTGAAAAATATGACCGTATTGGAATTAAACGAATTGGTGAAAGCAATCGAAGAAGAATTCGGCGTAACGGCTGCGGCTCCGGTTGTTGTTGCGGGCGGCGCAGCACCTGGCGCTGAAGCGGCGGCGGAAAAAACGGAGTTCGACGTCATTCTTGCCGACGCCGGCGCGCAAAAAATCAAAGTCATCAAAGTCGTTCGCGAAATCACTGGCCTCGGCTTGAAAGAAGCGAAAGACTTGGTGGACAACACGCCGAAGCCAATCAAAGAAGGCATTGCGAAAGAAGAAGCAGAAGAAATCAAAGCAAAACTCGAAGAAGCTGGCGCGAAAGTCGAAATCAAGTAA
- the rplK gene encoding 50S ribosomal protein L11 produces MAKKVIKVVKLQIPAGKANPAPPVGPALGQAGVNIMAFCKEFNARTADQAGLIIPVEITVFEDRSFTFITKTPPAAVLLKKAAGIESGSGEPNRNKVATIKRDKVREIAELKMPDLNAASIEAAMRMIEGTARSMGIVIED; encoded by the coding sequence GTGGCGAAAAAAGTCATCAAGGTCGTCAAACTGCAAATTCCTGCAGGGAAAGCGAATCCGGCGCCGCCAGTAGGTCCTGCATTGGGTCAAGCCGGTGTCAATATTATGGCGTTTTGCAAAGAGTTTAATGCTCGTACGGCTGACCAAGCAGGGTTGATTATTCCGGTTGAAATTACGGTTTTTGAAGACCGTTCATTTACATTCATCACGAAAACGCCGCCAGCCGCTGTATTGCTCAAAAAAGCGGCGGGCATTGAATCGGGCTCCGGCGAACCGAACCGCAACAAAGTGGCGACAATTAAACGCGACAAAGTGCGTGAGATCGCTGAGCTGAAAATGCCGGATTTGAATGCGGCGAGCATTGAGGCGGCCATGCGCATGATCGAAGGCACGGCCCGCAGCATGGGTATTGTGATTGAAGACTAA
- a CDS encoding Mini-ribonuclease 3 has translation MMAGFETVDDVKQLNGLALAYIGDAVYEVYVRRHLLAGGRMRPHELHRRAVRYVSARAQAKVILALLDEGVLTEEEKDIVRRGRNAKSGTIPKNTDVQTYRHSTAFEALIGYHFLGNNEKRVDELIGRSFAIIEREERALE, from the coding sequence ATGATGGCGGGGTTTGAAACGGTCGACGATGTGAAGCAGTTGAATGGACTGGCGCTTGCCTACATTGGGGATGCGGTTTACGAGGTGTATGTGCGCCGCCATTTGCTTGCTGGCGGCAGGATGCGGCCGCATGAACTGCATCGGCGGGCGGTCCGCTATGTGTCGGCGCGGGCGCAAGCGAAAGTGATTTTGGCATTGCTTGACGAGGGCGTCTTGACCGAGGAGGAAAAGGACATCGTCCGCCGCGGCCGCAATGCCAAATCCGGCACGATCCCGAAAAACACGGATGTGCAAACATACCGGCATAGCACGGCCTTTGAGGCGCTCATCGGGTACCATTTTTTAGGGAATAATGAAAAACGGGTTGATGAGCTGATCGGCCGTTCGTTTGCGATTATTGAAAGGGAAGAAAGGGCGTTGGAATGA
- the rplJ gene encoding 50S ribosomal protein L10, with translation MSSAIELKKQVVAEIADKFRASKATVIVDYRGLNVAEMTELRKQLREAGVEFKVYKNTLTRRALAEVGLEGLDEVFTGPNAIAFSNEDVVAPAKILSEFAKTHEALEIKGGVIEGNVASKEEIDALAKLPSREGLLSMLLSVLQAPIRNFALAVKAVADKKEEQGA, from the coding sequence GTGTCGAGCGCGATTGAACTGAAAAAACAAGTGGTCGCGGAAATTGCAGACAAATTTCGGGCCAGCAAGGCGACCGTCATCGTGGATTACCGCGGCCTGAACGTGGCGGAAATGACCGAGCTGCGCAAACAGCTGCGCGAGGCAGGCGTTGAGTTTAAAGTGTACAAAAACACCTTGACCCGCCGGGCGCTCGCGGAAGTCGGTTTGGAAGGACTGGATGAAGTGTTCACCGGTCCGAATGCCATCGCCTTCAGCAATGAGGATGTCGTGGCTCCGGCCAAAATTTTAAGCGAGTTTGCGAAAACGCATGAAGCATTGGAAATCAAAGGCGGTGTCATCGAAGGGAACGTCGCCAGCAAAGAAGAAATCGATGCGTTGGCGAAACTCCCGTCCCGCGAAGGGTTGCTTTCGATGTTGCTTAGCGTTCTTCAAGCCCCGATCCGCAACTTTGCGCTTGCGGTTAAAGCAGTGGCCGACAAAAAAGAGGAACAAGGGGCATAA
- a CDS encoding class I SAM-dependent methyltransferase, producing MSEHYYSVNPTSERNRQTWTYVLRGHEFRFTTDNGVFSKREVDFGTRLLIETFEEPGVAGDLLDVGCGYGPIGLALARSFPNRHVHMIDINERALELAQENKQANGIDNAVIYKSDLFSEVGERRFAAVVTNPPIRAGKRVVYTIFEQSYDHLFDHGELWVVIQKKQGAPSALQKLNEWFPAVEVVAKKKGYYIIKAKKC from the coding sequence GTGAGCGAGCATTATTACTCAGTCAATCCGACGTCGGAACGAAACCGACAAACGTGGACGTACGTGTTGCGGGGGCATGAATTCCGCTTTACGACCGACAATGGAGTGTTTTCCAAGCGCGAAGTGGACTTTGGCACACGCTTGTTAATTGAAACGTTCGAGGAGCCAGGAGTGGCGGGGGATTTGTTGGATGTCGGCTGCGGATATGGGCCGATCGGGCTTGCCTTGGCTCGATCGTTTCCAAACCGGCATGTTCACATGATTGATATCAACGAGCGGGCGCTCGAACTGGCGCAGGAAAACAAGCAGGCAAACGGCATTGACAATGCGGTGATTTACAAAAGCGATCTTTTTTCAGAAGTCGGAGAACGGCGATTTGCAGCCGTCGTCACAAATCCGCCGATCCGGGCTGGCAAACGGGTCGTTTACACGATTTTTGAACAAAGCTACGATCATTTGTTCGATCATGGCGAGCTATGGGTCGTCATTCAAAAAAAGCAAGGCGCCCCATCGGCCTTGCAAAAGCTGAACGAATGGTTTCCTGCTGTAGAAGTCGTCGCGAAGAAAAAAGGATATTATATCATAAAGGCGAAAAAATGTTGA
- the nusG gene encoding transcription termination/antitermination protein NusG — translation MEKNWYVVHTYSGYENKVKANLEKRVESMGMQDKIFRVVVPEETETDVKNGKRKTTKKKVFPGYVLVEMVMTDDSWYVVRNTPGVTGFVGSSGAGSKPTPLMEEEVRMILKRMGMPLAEVDVDYEVNETVRIKEGPFANFIGKIEAIDPDKHKVKLLVDMFGRETRVELEFSQIEKI, via the coding sequence ATGGAGAAAAACTGGTATGTCGTCCATACATACTCGGGATATGAAAACAAAGTAAAAGCCAATTTGGAAAAACGCGTCGAATCGATGGGAATGCAAGATAAAATTTTTCGCGTCGTCGTTCCGGAAGAGACGGAAACGGACGTCAAAAACGGAAAACGGAAAACGACGAAAAAGAAAGTGTTCCCTGGCTATGTGCTCGTCGAGATGGTCATGACCGATGACTCATGGTATGTCGTGCGCAACACGCCGGGCGTCACTGGATTTGTCGGCTCAAGCGGGGCTGGTTCGAAACCGACGCCGCTGATGGAGGAAGAAGTGAGAATGATCTTGAAGCGGATGGGCATGCCGCTTGCTGAGGTCGATGTTGATTATGAGGTAAATGAAACGGTGCGAATCAAAGAAGGTCCGTTTGCGAACTTTATAGGGAAAATTGAAGCGATTGATCCGGATAAACATAAAGTGAAGCTGCTTGTCGATATGTTTGGGCGCGAAACACGGGTGGAGCTTGAGTTTTCGCAAATCGAAAAAATCTAA
- the rplA gene encoding 50S ribosomal protein L1, translating to MPKRGKKYLEALKLVDRSKAYPIAEAIELVKKTNIAKFDATVEVAFRLGVDPKKADQQIRGAVVLPHGTGKVARVLVFAKGEKAKEAEAAGADYVGDTEYINKIQQGWFDFDVVVATPDMMGEVGKLGRILGPKGLMPNPKTGTVTFDVAKAVQEIKAGKVEYRVDKAGNIHVPIGKVSFDNEKLAENFAAVYEAILKAKPAAAKGTYVKNVTITSTMGPGIKVDPSTVAVAQ from the coding sequence ATGCCGAAAAGAGGAAAAAAATACTTAGAAGCATTGAAGCTTGTCGACCGCTCCAAAGCATACCCGATTGCTGAAGCGATCGAACTCGTGAAAAAAACGAACATCGCGAAATTCGATGCCACGGTGGAAGTGGCGTTCCGTTTGGGCGTTGACCCGAAAAAAGCGGACCAACAAATTCGCGGCGCCGTCGTCTTGCCGCATGGTACAGGGAAAGTGGCGCGCGTGTTGGTGTTCGCGAAAGGGGAAAAAGCGAAAGAAGCAGAAGCCGCTGGCGCTGACTATGTCGGTGATACCGAATATATCAACAAAATCCAGCAAGGCTGGTTTGACTTTGACGTCGTTGTTGCTACGCCGGACATGATGGGCGAAGTCGGGAAACTCGGCCGCATTTTAGGGCCGAAAGGGTTGATGCCAAACCCGAAAACCGGAACCGTCACGTTTGACGTAGCGAAAGCGGTGCAAGAAATCAAGGCTGGTAAAGTGGAATACCGCGTCGACAAAGCAGGCAACATCCATGTTCCAATCGGCAAAGTGTCGTTTGACAACGAGAAGCTGGCTGAAAACTTCGCGGCCGTTTACGAAGCAATTTTGAAAGCCAAACCGGCGGCGGCAAAAGGCACGTACGTGAAAAATGTCACCATTACGTCGACGATGGGCCCAGGCATCAAAGTCGACCCGTCCACGGTTGCTGTTGCACAATAA
- the rpmG gene encoding 50S ribosomal protein L33, translating into MRQKVTLACAQCGSRNYTAAKQIRRLGERLMANKFCSTCNKHTIHRETK; encoded by the coding sequence ATGCGCCAAAAAGTGACGCTGGCTTGCGCGCAGTGCGGGAGCCGAAACTATACGGCAGCAAAACAAATACGTCGCCTTGGTGAGCGCCTTATGGCCAACAAGTTTTGCTCCACATGCAACAAACATACGATCCATCGTGAAACGAAATAG
- the rpoB gene encoding DNA-directed RNA polymerase subunit beta, whose protein sequence is MTGRLVQYGRHRQRRSYARISEVLELPNLIEIQTSSYQWFLDEGLREMFREISPIEDFSGNLSLEFIDYSLGEPKYTVEEAKERDVTYAAPLRVKVRLINKETGEVKEQDVFMGDFPLMTETGTFIINGAERVIVSQLVRSPSVYYSDKVDKNGKRGYSATVIPNRGAWLEYETDAKDVVYVRIDRTRKLPVTVLLRALGFSSDQEIIDLLGDNEYLRNTLEKDNTDSTEKALIEIYERLRPGEPPTLENAKNLLASRFFDPKRYDLASVGRYKINKKLHIKNRLFNQRLAETITDPETGEVIAEAGAMIDRRMLNRLLPYLEKGVGLKTHRPAEGVVDGDISVQTIKIYAPNDPDGQKVINVISNGFIAEDVKHITPADIIASISYFFNLLHGVGDTDDIDHLGNRRLRSVGELLQNQFRIGLSRMERVVRERMSIQDTNTITPQQLINIRPVIAAIKEFFGSSQLSQFMDQTNPLAELTHKRRLSALGPGGLTRERAGFEVRDVHYSHYGRMCPIETPEGPNIGLINSLSTYAKVNKFGFIETPYRRVDPETGRVTDQIDYLTADEEDNYVVAQANVPLAEDGTFLEENVVARFRGENIVVKRDRVDYMDVSPKQVVSAATACIPFLENDDSNRALMGANMQRQAVPLLEPEAPIVGTGMEYVSAKDSGAAVICKHRGIVERVEAKEIWVRRLIEVDGKEVKGDLDKYRLLKFVRSNQGTCYNQRPIVKKGDIVEKGEILADGPSMDKGELALGRNVLVAFMTWDGYNYEDAIIMSERLVKEDVYTSIHIEEYEAESRDTKLGPEEITRDIPNVGEDALKNLDERGIVRIGAEVKDGDLLVGKVTPKGMTELTAEERLLHAIFGEKAREVRDTSLRVPHGGGGIVLDVKVFNREDGDELPPGVNQLVRVYIVQKRKISEGDKMAGRHGNKGVISRILPEEDMPFLPDGTPIDIMLNPLGVPSRMNIGQVFELHLGMAAKKLGLHIASPVFDGATEEDVWNILEEAGLARDAKTVLYDGRTGEPFDNRVSVGIMYMIKLAHMVDDKLHARSTGPYSLVTQQPLGGKAQFGGQRFGEMEVWALEAYGAAYTLQEILTVKSDDVVGRVKTYEAIVKGENIPEPGVPESFKVLIKELQSLGMDVTILTSDEQEVNMENFDDDDDHAPDAIMVDVKPAEREEAGEEKDAVTKE, encoded by the coding sequence TTGACAGGCCGACTGGTTCAATACGGGCGACACCGCCAACGCAGAAGCTATGCACGCATCAGTGAAGTGTTGGAATTGCCGAACTTGATTGAAATTCAAACGTCCTCCTACCAATGGTTTCTCGATGAAGGGCTGCGGGAAATGTTTAGGGAAATTTCCCCGATTGAAGACTTTTCCGGCAACCTCTCGCTCGAATTTATCGACTATAGTTTAGGAGAACCGAAATACACAGTCGAAGAGGCGAAAGAACGCGACGTTACATATGCGGCGCCGCTTCGCGTCAAAGTTCGCCTGATCAATAAAGAAACGGGCGAAGTGAAGGAACAAGACGTGTTTATGGGCGATTTTCCGCTCATGACGGAAACGGGAACGTTTATTATCAACGGGGCGGAACGCGTCATCGTTTCCCAGCTCGTCCGTTCGCCAAGCGTCTATTACAGCGACAAAGTGGATAAAAACGGCAAGCGCGGCTACTCGGCGACAGTGATTCCAAACCGCGGCGCATGGCTTGAATACGAAACCGATGCGAAAGACGTCGTTTACGTTCGCATCGATCGCACCCGTAAACTGCCAGTTACGGTGCTTCTTCGTGCGCTCGGGTTCAGCTCCGACCAAGAAATCATCGATCTGCTTGGCGACAATGAATACTTGCGCAATACGCTTGAAAAGGATAATACCGACAGCACGGAAAAAGCGTTGATTGAAATTTACGAGCGTCTTCGCCCGGGCGAGCCGCCGACGCTTGAGAACGCGAAAAATTTACTGGCGTCGCGCTTTTTTGACCCGAAACGCTATGACTTGGCGAGCGTAGGGCGCTATAAAATCAACAAAAAACTTCATATTAAAAACCGTTTGTTCAATCAAAGGCTCGCCGAAACGATTACCGACCCGGAAACCGGAGAAGTCATCGCCGAAGCTGGAGCGATGATCGACCGGCGTATGCTCAACCGCCTGCTTCCTTATTTGGAAAAAGGTGTCGGCCTAAAGACGCACCGTCCGGCCGAAGGGGTGGTGGACGGGGACATTTCGGTGCAAACGATTAAAATTTATGCCCCGAATGACCCGGATGGCCAAAAAGTGATCAACGTCATTAGCAACGGCTTTATCGCCGAAGATGTCAAACATATTACACCGGCTGACATCATTGCGTCGATCAGCTATTTCTTCAACTTGCTCCACGGCGTCGGCGATACGGATGACATCGACCATTTAGGCAACCGCCGCCTTCGTTCGGTTGGTGAGCTGCTGCAAAACCAATTCCGCATCGGTCTGTCGCGCATGGAGCGCGTCGTACGCGAACGCATGTCGATCCAAGATACGAACACGATTACACCGCAGCAACTCATCAACATCCGTCCAGTGATCGCGGCGATCAAAGAGTTTTTCGGCAGCTCGCAGCTGTCACAGTTCATGGATCAAACGAACCCATTGGCCGAACTGACGCACAAGCGGCGTCTGTCCGCGCTTGGCCCTGGCGGATTGACCCGCGAGCGCGCAGGGTTTGAGGTGCGCGACGTTCATTATTCGCACTACGGACGGATGTGTCCGATCGAAACGCCGGAAGGTCCGAACATCGGACTGATCAACTCGCTGTCTACCTATGCCAAAGTGAACAAGTTCGGCTTTATTGAAACGCCATACCGGCGCGTCGATCCGGAAACGGGGCGGGTGACGGACCAAATCGATTATTTGACAGCCGATGAAGAGGACAATTATGTTGTAGCGCAGGCGAACGTACCGCTTGCGGAGGACGGCACATTCCTTGAAGAAAACGTTGTCGCCCGTTTCCGCGGCGAGAACATCGTCGTCAAGCGCGATCGCGTCGACTACATGGACGTTTCGCCGAAGCAAGTCGTCTCGGCAGCGACGGCGTGCATCCCGTTTTTGGAAAACGACGACTCGAACCGCGCGCTGATGGGGGCGAACATGCAACGGCAAGCCGTGCCGCTGTTGGAACCGGAAGCGCCGATCGTCGGCACGGGGATGGAGTACGTCTCGGCGAAAGACTCGGGTGCAGCGGTCATTTGCAAGCACCGCGGCATCGTCGAGCGTGTCGAAGCAAAGGAAATTTGGGTGCGTCGGCTGATTGAAGTGGATGGCAAAGAAGTCAAGGGTGATCTAGATAAATATCGGCTGCTGAAATTCGTTCGTTCGAACCAAGGCACGTGCTACAACCAACGTCCGATCGTGAAAAAAGGCGATATCGTTGAGAAGGGAGAAATTTTGGCCGACGGTCCGTCGATGGACAAGGGCGAATTGGCGCTCGGCCGCAATGTGCTTGTCGCCTTTATGACATGGGACGGTTACAACTACGAAGATGCGATCATTATGAGCGAACGGCTCGTCAAAGAAGATGTGTATACGTCAATTCATATTGAAGAGTACGAAGCCGAATCGCGCGATACGAAGCTTGGTCCGGAAGAAATTACGCGCGACATCCCGAACGTCGGGGAAGACGCGCTGAAAAACTTGGATGAACGAGGCATCGTCCGAATCGGCGCAGAAGTGAAAGACGGCGACTTGCTCGTCGGCAAAGTGACGCCAAAAGGAATGACCGAGTTGACAGCCGAAGAGCGGCTGTTGCATGCGATCTTCGGTGAAAAAGCGCGCGAAGTCCGCGATACGTCGTTGCGCGTCCCGCACGGCGGCGGCGGCATCGTCCTTGACGTAAAAGTATTCAACCGCGAAGATGGCGACGAGCTTCCACCAGGCGTCAATCAACTGGTGCGCGTCTATATTGTGCAAAAGCGGAAAATTTCCGAGGGCGACAAAATGGCAGGCCGCCACGGGAACAAAGGGGTGATTTCCCGCATTTTGCCGGAGGAAGATATGCCATTCTTGCCGGATGGCACGCCGATTGACATCATGCTCAATCCGCTTGGCGTTCCGTCGCGGATGAACATCGGGCAAGTATTCGAGCTGCACCTTGGCATGGCGGCGAAAAAGCTCGGTCTGCACATCGCTTCTCCGGTCTTTGACGGGGCGACAGAGGAAGACGTTTGGAACATCCTCGAAGAGGCAGGCCTAGCGCGCGATGCGAAAACCGTGCTGTATGACGGCCGGACAGGCGAGCCGTTTGACAACCGCGTTTCGGTTGGGATCATGTACATGATCAAGCTCGCCCATATGGTCGACGACAAGCTTCATGCTCGGTCGACTGGCCCGTACTCGCTTGTCACCCAGCAGCCTCTCGGCGGCAAGGCGCAATTTGGCGGCCAGCGTTTTGGCGAGATGGAAGTATGGGCGCTTGAGGCGTACGGGGCGGCATATACGCTGCAAGAAATTTTGACCGTCAAGTCCGACGATGTCGTCGGCCGCGTCAAAACGTACGAGGCGATCGTCAAAGGGGAAAACATTCCGGAACCGGGAGTGCCCGAATCGTTTAAAGTATTGATCAAAGAGTTGCAAAGCTTGGGTATGGATGTCACGATTTTGACGAGCGATGAACAAGAGGTGAACATGGAAAACTTTGACGATGACGATGACCATGCGCCGGATGCCATCATGGTCGACGTCAAACCGGCCGAACGAGAGGAAGCTGGTGAAGAGAAAGACGCGGTGACGAAAGAGTAA